From the genome of Polyodon spathula isolate WHYD16114869_AA chromosome 14, ASM1765450v1, whole genome shotgun sequence, one region includes:
- the LOC121327159 gene encoding SLIT and NTRK-like protein 3 codes for MLWITLLSTIALGWTTPIPLLEDSEEIDEPCFDPCYCEVKESIFLVHCDSKGFTNISQISQLWSRPFKLYLQRNSMRKLYFNSFLHLNNAVSINLGNNALQDIHAGAFNGLNILRRLYLHENKLEMFRNDTFKGLESLEYLQADYNVIKRIESGAFRNLSKLRVLILNDNLIPMLPNFLFQSVSLTHLDLRGNRLKTLAYRGMLEYIGRSLMEIQLEENPWNCNCEIVQLKTWLERIPYTALVGEITCESPFHFHGKDLRDIKRSELCPLLSESEIESSLGIPRLPFNNENAWPTKPSSMLSSYHNTASSVEYKTSDKQPRPTKKPRLHRMPPTPRSVYPGPNQPPIAAYQTRPPIPIICPTGCTCNLHISDLGLTVNCKEKEFRNISELLPRPLNAKKLHLSGNLIQKIYRSDFWNFSSLDLLHLGNNRISSVQDGAFINLPNLKSLHLNGNDIERLTPGMFRGLQALRYLYFEYNVIRAIQPAAFSLMPNLQLLFLNDNLLRTLPSDAFAGTSLARLNLRNNYFLYLPVSGLLEHLNSIVQIDLHQNPWDCTCDIIPLKQWMEKLSSVIVLGEVICKTPEFVSGKDLRSLEIDLLCPELKYVAASPALLDDVISTTNSGLGLSPTRGAIPLSVLILSLLILFISAVFIAAGLFAFVLRRRKKLPFRTRQEVELTGIQMQCRIFEERQNASPEKTPGHVYDYIPHPVTEMCNNPIYKPREGEMEEQFVETKENNTNYRTLIEKEKEWATAVSNSQLNTIVTVNQLGDIAGFHENGVLCPNVIDRERPSPTVGFVDCLYGTVPKLKDLHAHPPGMQYPDLQQDARLKETLLFNTGKGLPDQTKSEYLELRAKLQTKPDYLEVLEKATYRF; via the coding sequence ATGCTGTGGATAACTCTTTTAAGCACAATAGCTCTAGGATGGACTACACCAATCCCCTTGCTGGAGGACTCAGAGGAAATAGATGAGCCGTGTTTTGATCCCTGTTACTGTGAAGTAAAAGAAAGCATTTTCCTTGTACATTGTGACAGCAAAGGATTTACAAATATCAGTCAGATTTCACAGTTATGGTCGAGGCCATTTAAACTTTACCTGCAGAGGAACTCCATGAGAAAGCTGTATTTTAAcagttttcttcatttgaacaaCGCTGTGTCGATCAACTTAGGTAACAATGCACTGCAGGACATTCATGCTGGTGCCTTTAATGGCTTGAACATTTTAAGAAGGCTGTATCTCCACGAAAACAAACTGGAGATGTTCCGAAATGACACTTTCAAGGGGTTAGAAAGTCTGGAATATCTTCAGGCTGATTATAACGTAATTAAAAGAATCGAAAGTGGAGCATTTAGAAACTTGAGTAAACTAAGGGTACTCATACTGAATGACAATTTGATCCCTATGCTACCAAACTTTTTATTCCAGTCTGTGTCTTTAACGCACCTTGATTTGAGAGGAAACCGCTTAAAAACCCTCGCTTACAGGGGCATGTTGGAATACATTGGCAGGAGCCTTATGGAGATCCAACTGGAAGAAAATCCATGGAACTGTAACTGCGAGATTGTCCAGCTTAAAACATGGCTGGAACGCATCCCTTACACAGCTCTGGTTGGGGAGATTACGTGCGAGTCACCCTTTCACTTTCACGGCAAAGATTTAAGGGACATTAAAAGAAGTGAATTGTGTCCTCTGCTGTCTGAATCTGAGATTGAATCTAGTCTTGGAATACCACGTCTGCCATTTAATAATGAGAATGCATGGCCTACAAAACCGTCTTCCATGCTGTCTTCTTACCATAACACAGCATCTTCAGTTGAATATAAGACATCTGACAAACAGCCAAgaccaacaaaaaaacccagactACATAGAATGCCACCAACTCCACGCAGTGTTTATCCAGGGCCAAATCAGCCTCCTATAGCTGCTTACCAGACAAGACCACCTATACCAATCATTTGCCCCACTGGGTGTACCTGTAATTTACACATTAGCGATTTAGGATTGACAGTTAATTGCAAAGAAAAGGAGTTTCGTAATATATCTGAACTCCTTCCTAGACCTTTAAATGCAAAGAAACTGCACTTAAGTGGAaatttaatacagaaaatataCAGATCCGATTTCTGGAACTTTTCAAGCTTGGATTTACTTCATCTGGGTAATAACAGGATATCTTCTGTTCAAGATGGGGCTTTCATCAATCTTCCCAATTTAAAAAGTCTACACTTAAATGGGAATGACATTGAAAGACTAACGCCTGGCATGTTTAGGGGGTTACAGGCATTACGTTACCTGTACTTTGAATACAATGTCATAAGAGCAATACAGCCCGCTGCATTTAGTTTGATGCCCAATCTTCAGCTGCTGTTTCTTAATGACAACCTACTCAGAACGCTGCCAAGCGACGCTTTTGCAGGCACTTCTCTTGCCAGGCTGAATCTAAGaaataactattttctgtatttgCCAGTGAGTGGACTACTTGAGCACCTCAATTCCATTGTACAGATAGATCTGCACCAGAACCCCTGGGATTGCACATGCGACATAATACCCCTAAAACAGTGGATGGAAAAGCTTAGCTCTGTTATAGTGCTGGGGGAGGTAATATGCAAAACACCAGAGTTTGTGTCTGGGAAGGATTTGAGGTCTCTTGAAATCGATCTGCTGTGCCCAGAATTGAAGTATGTCGCAGCATCACCTGCTTTGCTCGATGATGTGATCTCAACCACTAATTCTGGGCTAGGATTGTCTCCAACAAGGGGCGCTATCCCCCTTTCTGTTCTCATATTGAGTCTTCTAATCCTATTCATCTCCGCTGTTTTCATTGCCGCTGGACTCTTTGCTTTTGTGTTAAGGAGGCGAAAGAAACTGCCCTTTAGGACAAGACAGGAAGTAGAACTGACTGGCATTCAAATGCAATGCAGGATATTTGAGGAAAGGCAAAATGCGTCTCCGGAGAAAACTCCCGGTCACGTGTATGACTACATACCCCATCCCGTGACAGAAATGTGTAACAACCCCATATACAAACCCAGAGAAGGGGAAATGGAGGAGCAATTTGTCGagactaaagaaaataatacaaactatAGGACTTTaatagagaaagagaaagagtggGCAACGGCAGTATCCAACTCCCAGCTTAACACTATAGTTACAGTAAATCAGTTAGGGGACATAGCAGGTTTTCACGAAAATGGTGTTCTGTGTCCAAATGTTATAGACCGAGAACGTCCATCTCCGACAGTGGGCTTTGTAGACTGTCTTTATGGCACAGTACCCAAGCTAAAGGACTTGCATGCACACCCTCCTGGAATGCAGTACCCTGATCTACAGCAAGACGCCAGGCTGAAAGAAACACTTCTTTTCAACACTGGAAAGGGATTACCTGACCAAACCAAAAGTGAATACCTCGAGTTAAGGGCCAAACTCCAAACCAAGCCGGATTACCTCGAAGTCTTGGAGAAAGCAACATATCGATTCTAG